ATGTTTCGATTTAGTTGCTACTTATAAGTAACATCTTATTTGGGAAACCGCATAAATTTCCTGCATTCAAGGCAGTAGTAGACTATCATGCCCTCTCTGGTGCGAACCCTTAAATTCACTCCCGGCTGCAGGTAGGCATAGCAGTGCCTGCAGAATTTCCTCTTCAGCTCCTTAGGCAGCCTTATCTGGTGCTTCATGGCAATTCTTCTTGCTTTCTTGACAATCTTGTTTGCCTCCTCCTTATCTGGAAAAGCCTGCTCAGCACGCTTAAAAGTATCATATATCTCTTTCTTGGCTTCATTGCTGCTTTTTCTTCTTTTCATGTTATCAAAGAAATTCCGAAACTTTATAAATTTGCCTGAATTGGCAAGTGCAGAGATTGGAAGAGGGAATAAAGGCATGAACTGAGCAAGGTCTAAAAGCAGTGCTTTATGCGGTTCTAAATGGGTATTTTCTGACAAAAAAGAAATTATAAAGAAGTATAGGCTAAGCAAACAACAAAGGATTGCTATCCCGTTTTACTAGAAACATAACTAACCATTGAATCATAAGTAGTTTTTCCCTGCCTGATTGCT
Above is a window of Candidatus Woesearchaeota archaeon DNA encoding:
- a CDS encoding ribonuclease P, with the protein product MPLFPLPISALANSGKFIKFRNFFDNMKRRKSSNEAKKEIYDTFKRAEQAFPDKEEANKIVKKARRIAMKHQIRLPKELKRKFCRHCYAYLQPGVNLRVRTREGMIVYYCLECRKFMRFPK